The following are encoded together in the Triticum dicoccoides isolate Atlit2015 ecotype Zavitan chromosome 6B, WEW_v2.0, whole genome shotgun sequence genome:
- the LOC119323386 gene encoding L-type lectin-domain containing receptor kinase IX.2-like isoform X3, whose translation MDTKIGTIDKVDLERMVLDRSAEPTYLPLSLLEDITDYFSDDQQIGSGGFSVVYKGMVGKKMVAVKKLSQTMHENKFHKEVECITKAKHKNIVRFLGYCSDTQGRIEDYEGKFVMADVRNWLLCFEYVPNGSLIEYITDASRGLEWRERYQIIKGICEGLLHLHEKRILHLDLKPSNILVDIHMVPKIADFGLSRCLDKDQTRDFTSSICGSLGYMAPEFFIGQVTFASDIYSLGIIIMEILTGEKGYQEEQDVVENWMNRLEAADQRETQLEQVRVCTTIGIECMDPNPKKRPFAHHIVNKLDKMTSVVETGITSPSVGQQVRFLHEQHSQRKIVDLSLEYLLKEQHSQSKIVDLSFEYLLKDMNGRTKTEELMEFIGAFKDHWRHAKEHQWSLRGAQGTKQNSSQQQGASISSSNSVVLNKLNIFSTKARRNYARNGGPMLEKIDMLKLFKKDELKPAIKDKNRIGRDVFEEVYIGLVDRVPVIVKKQISGTVLQNGQFAKEVIIQSQVLHKNIVRLIGCCVEVDIPMLVYEYLSNDSLHDILHNNSKQIYSWMTILCQRSQIFAYQG comes from the exons ATGGATACCAAAATCGGCACTATAGACAAGGTTGATCTAGAGCGCATGGTGCTTGATCGAAGTGCAGAGCCAACATACCTGCCGTTATCACTTTTGGAAGACATCACAGACTATTTTTCCGATGATCAACAAATTGGCAGCGGTGGATTTTCCGTAGTTTACAAG GGAATGGTTGGGAAAAAGATGGTCGCTGTGAAGAAACTATCCCAAACGATGCATGAGAATAAATTCCACAAAGAAGTTGAATGCATTACGAAGGCCAAGCACAAAAACATAGTGCGTTTCCTTGGATACTGTTCTGACACGCAAGGGAGAATCGAAGATTATGAAGGAAAGTTTGTGATGGCGGATGTACGAAACTGGTTGCTATGTTTCGAGTACGTACCAAATGGAAGTCTCATCGAGTATATTACCG ATGCATCTCGTGGACTTGAATGGCGAGAGCGATACCAAATAATTAAGGGAATATGTGAGGGACTACTTCATCTTCACGAGAAGCGTATCCTCCACCTAGATCTCAAGCCTAGTAATATATTGGTTGATATTCATATGGTACCCAAAATTGCTGATTTTGGCCTCTCAAGGTGCCTTGATAAAGACCAAACCCGGGACTTCACTTCAAGCATATGTGGATCACT GGGATATATGGCACCCGAATTCTTCATAGGACAAGTTACATTTGCATCAGACATATACAGTCTTGGTATTATAATTATGGAGATTCTGACAGGAGAGAAGGGGTATCAGGAAGAACAGGAT GTAGTTGAGAATTGGATGAATCGGTTGGAGGCAGCAGATCAAAGGGAGACGCAGTTGGAGCAAGTAAGAGTATGCACTACGATAGGGATAGAGTGCATGGACCCTAACCCAAAGAAGAGACCGTTTGCACATCATATAGTCAATAAGCTTGATAAAATGACAAGTGTCGTCGAAACTGGCATCACTAGTCCATCTGTTGGGCAGCAGGTTAGATTCCTACATGAACAACATAGTCAAAGGAAAATTGTGGATCTTTCACTTGAGTATCTCCTAAAAGAACAACACAGTCAAAGTAAAATTGTGGATCTTTCATTTGAGTATCTCTTAAAAGATATGAACGGGCGCACTAAAACAGAAGAACTCATGGAATTTATTGGGGCATTTAAAGATCATTGGCGGCACGCAAAAGAACATCAGTGGTCACTACGGGGAGCGCAAGGTACAAAGCAAAATAGCAGCCAACAACAAGGGGCAAGTATTTCTAGCTCTAACTCTGTTGTGCTCAACAAGTTGAACATCTTCAGTACAAAAGCACGTAGGAATTACGCCAGGAATGGTGGACCTATGCTTGAGAAGATAGATATGTTGAAACTTTTCAAGAAGGACGAGCTTAAGCCAGCTATTAAGGACAAGAACCGTATTGGAAGAGATGTCTTTGAAGAAGTTTACATAGGCCTTGTTGATAGAGTACCAGTCATAGTAAAGAAGCAGATTAGTGGTACTGTGCTACAAAATGGACAGTTCGCAAAGGAAGTCATCATCCAATCTCAAGTCCTCCACAAGAACATTGTAAGGCTCATAGGTTGTTGCGTGGAAGTTGACATCCCGATGCTAGTATATGAGTATCTCTCCAATGATAGCCTCCATGACATTCTTCACAACAACAGCAAG CAAATATACTCTTGGATGACCATTTTGTGCCAAAGATCTCAAATTTTTGCATATCAAGGTTGA
- the LOC119323386 gene encoding putative leucine-rich repeat receptor-like serine/threonine-protein kinase At2g14440 isoform X1 codes for MDTKIGTIDKVDLERMVLDRSAEPTYLPLSLLEDITDYFSDDQQIGSGGFSVVYKGMVGKKMVAVKKLSQTMHENKFHKEVECITKAKHKNIVRFLGYCSDTQGRIEDYEGKFVMADVRNWLLCFEYVPNGSLIEYITDASRGLEWRERYQIIKGICEGLLHLHEKRILHLDLKPSNILVDIHMVPKIADFGLSRCLDKDQTRDFTSSICGSLGYMAPEFFIGQVTFASDIYSLGIIIMEILTGEKGYQEEQDVVENWMNRLEAADQRETQLEQVRVCTTIGIECMDPNPKKRPFAHHIVNKLDKMTSVVETGITSPSVGQQVRFLHEQHSQRKIVDLSLEYLLKEQHSQSKIVDLSFEYLLKDMNGRTKTEELMEFIGAFKDHWRHAKEHQWSLRGAQGTKQNSSQQQGASISSSNSVVLNKLNIFSTKARRNYARNGGPMLEKIDMLKLFKKDELKPAIKDKNRIGRDVFEEVYIGLVDRVPVIVKKQISGTVLQNGQFAKEVIIQSQVLHKNIVRLIGCCVEVDIPMLVYEYLSNDSLHDILHNNSKVRLNLGVRLNIATESARGLAYMHSRHNILHGNIKSANILLDDHFVPKISNFCISRLTGRGYKHTRTVKGDDAYMDPLYLQTGLLSEYSDVYSFGVVMLELLTRKEATHSDNNSLVRNFLENHKQSKKSTELFDENIAVMENLELLDNLAQLLVECLSKNLDLRPKMIDVAKRLHILNESRGQWVLS; via the exons ATGGATACCAAAATCGGCACTATAGACAAGGTTGATCTAGAGCGCATGGTGCTTGATCGAAGTGCAGAGCCAACATACCTGCCGTTATCACTTTTGGAAGACATCACAGACTATTTTTCCGATGATCAACAAATTGGCAGCGGTGGATTTTCCGTAGTTTACAAG GGAATGGTTGGGAAAAAGATGGTCGCTGTGAAGAAACTATCCCAAACGATGCATGAGAATAAATTCCACAAAGAAGTTGAATGCATTACGAAGGCCAAGCACAAAAACATAGTGCGTTTCCTTGGATACTGTTCTGACACGCAAGGGAGAATCGAAGATTATGAAGGAAAGTTTGTGATGGCGGATGTACGAAACTGGTTGCTATGTTTCGAGTACGTACCAAATGGAAGTCTCATCGAGTATATTACCG ATGCATCTCGTGGACTTGAATGGCGAGAGCGATACCAAATAATTAAGGGAATATGTGAGGGACTACTTCATCTTCACGAGAAGCGTATCCTCCACCTAGATCTCAAGCCTAGTAATATATTGGTTGATATTCATATGGTACCCAAAATTGCTGATTTTGGCCTCTCAAGGTGCCTTGATAAAGACCAAACCCGGGACTTCACTTCAAGCATATGTGGATCACT GGGATATATGGCACCCGAATTCTTCATAGGACAAGTTACATTTGCATCAGACATATACAGTCTTGGTATTATAATTATGGAGATTCTGACAGGAGAGAAGGGGTATCAGGAAGAACAGGAT GTAGTTGAGAATTGGATGAATCGGTTGGAGGCAGCAGATCAAAGGGAGACGCAGTTGGAGCAAGTAAGAGTATGCACTACGATAGGGATAGAGTGCATGGACCCTAACCCAAAGAAGAGACCGTTTGCACATCATATAGTCAATAAGCTTGATAAAATGACAAGTGTCGTCGAAACTGGCATCACTAGTCCATCTGTTGGGCAGCAGGTTAGATTCCTACATGAACAACATAGTCAAAGGAAAATTGTGGATCTTTCACTTGAGTATCTCCTAAAAGAACAACACAGTCAAAGTAAAATTGTGGATCTTTCATTTGAGTATCTCTTAAAAGATATGAACGGGCGCACTAAAACAGAAGAACTCATGGAATTTATTGGGGCATTTAAAGATCATTGGCGGCACGCAAAAGAACATCAGTGGTCACTACGGGGAGCGCAAGGTACAAAGCAAAATAGCAGCCAACAACAAGGGGCAAGTATTTCTAGCTCTAACTCTGTTGTGCTCAACAAGTTGAACATCTTCAGTACAAAAGCACGTAGGAATTACGCCAGGAATGGTGGACCTATGCTTGAGAAGATAGATATGTTGAAACTTTTCAAGAAGGACGAGCTTAAGCCAGCTATTAAGGACAAGAACCGTATTGGAAGAGATGTCTTTGAAGAAGTTTACATAGGCCTTGTTGATAGAGTACCAGTCATAGTAAAGAAGCAGATTAGTGGTACTGTGCTACAAAATGGACAGTTCGCAAAGGAAGTCATCATCCAATCTCAAGTCCTCCACAAGAACATTGTAAGGCTCATAGGTTGTTGCGTGGAAGTTGACATCCCGATGCTAGTATATGAGTATCTCTCCAATGATAGCCTCCATGACATTCTTCACAACAACAGCAAGGTACGTCTCAACTTGGGCGTGCGTTTAAATATTGCCACAGAATCAGCACGTGGTCTAGCTTATATGCATTCAAGGCACAATATCTTACATGGTAATATTAAATCAGCAAATATACTCTTGGATGACCATTTTGTGCCAAAGATCTCAAATTTTTGCATATCAAGGTTGACCGGGAGAGGCTACAAACACACCAGAACAGTCAAGGGCGACGATGCTTATATGGATCCACTATACCTACAAACAGGCCTACTTAGCGAATATAGTGATGTGTACAGTTTTGGAGTCGTTATGTTGGAACTTCTTACCAGGAAGGAGGCCACACACTCTGACAATAATAGCTTAGTAAGGAATTTCCTTGAGAATCACAAACAGAGTAAGAAATCAACCGAGCTATTTGATGAGAATATTGCAGTGATGGAGAATCTGGAGCTTCTTGACAATCTGGCACAACTTCTTGTGGAATGTCTTAGCAAGAACTTGGATCTAAGACCGAAAATGATAGATGTTGCAAAGCGGCTCCACATACTGAATGAATCTCGTGGCCAGTGGGTCTTAAGTTGA
- the LOC119323386 gene encoding L-type lectin-domain containing receptor kinase IX.2-like isoform X2 — translation MDTKIGTIDKVDLERMVLDRSAEPTYLPLSLLEDITDYFSDDQQIGSGGFSVVYKGMVGKKMVAVKKLSQTMHENKFHKEVECITKAKHKNIVRFLGYCSDTQGRIEDYEGKFVMADVRNWLLCFEYVPNGSLIEYITDASRGLEWRERYQIIKGICEGLLHLHEKRILHLDLKPSNILVDIHMVPKIADFGLSRCLDKDQTRDFTSSICGSLGYMAPEFFIGQVTFASDIYSLGIIIMEILTGEKGYQEEQDVVENWMNRLEAADQRETQLEQVRVCTTIGIECMDPNPKKRPFAHHIVNKLDKMTSVVETGITSPSVGQQVRFLHEQHSQRKIVDLSLEYLLKEQHSQSKIVDLSFEYLLKDMNGRTKTEELMEFIGAFKDHWRHAKEHQWSLRGAQGTKQNSSQQQGASISSSNSVVLNKLNIFSTKARRNYARNGGPMLEKIDMLKLFKKDELKPAIKDKNRIGRDVFEEVYIGLVDRVPVIVKKQISGTVLQNGQFAKEVIIQSQVLHKNIVRLIGCCVEVDIPMLVYEYLSNDSLHDILHNNSKVDRERLQTHQNSQGRRCLYGSTIPTNRPT, via the exons ATGGATACCAAAATCGGCACTATAGACAAGGTTGATCTAGAGCGCATGGTGCTTGATCGAAGTGCAGAGCCAACATACCTGCCGTTATCACTTTTGGAAGACATCACAGACTATTTTTCCGATGATCAACAAATTGGCAGCGGTGGATTTTCCGTAGTTTACAAG GGAATGGTTGGGAAAAAGATGGTCGCTGTGAAGAAACTATCCCAAACGATGCATGAGAATAAATTCCACAAAGAAGTTGAATGCATTACGAAGGCCAAGCACAAAAACATAGTGCGTTTCCTTGGATACTGTTCTGACACGCAAGGGAGAATCGAAGATTATGAAGGAAAGTTTGTGATGGCGGATGTACGAAACTGGTTGCTATGTTTCGAGTACGTACCAAATGGAAGTCTCATCGAGTATATTACCG ATGCATCTCGTGGACTTGAATGGCGAGAGCGATACCAAATAATTAAGGGAATATGTGAGGGACTACTTCATCTTCACGAGAAGCGTATCCTCCACCTAGATCTCAAGCCTAGTAATATATTGGTTGATATTCATATGGTACCCAAAATTGCTGATTTTGGCCTCTCAAGGTGCCTTGATAAAGACCAAACCCGGGACTTCACTTCAAGCATATGTGGATCACT GGGATATATGGCACCCGAATTCTTCATAGGACAAGTTACATTTGCATCAGACATATACAGTCTTGGTATTATAATTATGGAGATTCTGACAGGAGAGAAGGGGTATCAGGAAGAACAGGAT GTAGTTGAGAATTGGATGAATCGGTTGGAGGCAGCAGATCAAAGGGAGACGCAGTTGGAGCAAGTAAGAGTATGCACTACGATAGGGATAGAGTGCATGGACCCTAACCCAAAGAAGAGACCGTTTGCACATCATATAGTCAATAAGCTTGATAAAATGACAAGTGTCGTCGAAACTGGCATCACTAGTCCATCTGTTGGGCAGCAGGTTAGATTCCTACATGAACAACATAGTCAAAGGAAAATTGTGGATCTTTCACTTGAGTATCTCCTAAAAGAACAACACAGTCAAAGTAAAATTGTGGATCTTTCATTTGAGTATCTCTTAAAAGATATGAACGGGCGCACTAAAACAGAAGAACTCATGGAATTTATTGGGGCATTTAAAGATCATTGGCGGCACGCAAAAGAACATCAGTGGTCACTACGGGGAGCGCAAGGTACAAAGCAAAATAGCAGCCAACAACAAGGGGCAAGTATTTCTAGCTCTAACTCTGTTGTGCTCAACAAGTTGAACATCTTCAGTACAAAAGCACGTAGGAATTACGCCAGGAATGGTGGACCTATGCTTGAGAAGATAGATATGTTGAAACTTTTCAAGAAGGACGAGCTTAAGCCAGCTATTAAGGACAAGAACCGTATTGGAAGAGATGTCTTTGAAGAAGTTTACATAGGCCTTGTTGATAGAGTACCAGTCATAGTAAAGAAGCAGATTAGTGGTACTGTGCTACAAAATGGACAGTTCGCAAAGGAAGTCATCATCCAATCTCAAGTCCTCCACAAGAACATTGTAAGGCTCATAGGTTGTTGCGTGGAAGTTGACATCCCGATGCTAGTATATGAGTATCTCTCCAATGATAGCCTCCATGACATTCTTCACAACAACAGCAAG GTTGACCGGGAGAGGCTACAAACACACCAGAACAGTCAAGGGCGACGATGCTTATATGGATCCACTATACCTACAAACAGGCCTACTTAG